The sequence below is a genomic window from Cedecea neteri.
GTGATGCGTTAGCGCTGCAGCGCAATAGCTCGGTCAAATTGCCGTATGAGGAGATCAATCCGCTGGCTTTTCTTGAGCCGACCTCCCCGCATATCATTAGTGCCGAAGAGCAGCGCCCCATTACTTTTGCTGCTATGTCTGAAGGCCTCAAGAATCTTACAGGAAAAGCCGACTGGGTTCAGGTTGAAGGGGCGGGAGGCTGGTTTACCCCTCTGTCTGACACCACGACATTTGCTGAATGGGCCATCAGCGAGCAACTGCCGGTTATTTTAGTGGTGGGTGTGAAACTTGGCTGCATTAATCATGCAATACTCACAGCACAGGCGGTGCAGGCCGCCGGTTTACCACTGGCTGGCTGGGTAGCCAACGGCGTTCAACCCGCAGGAAAAAGGCATGCGGAATATCTCGCCACGCTCAAACAGCGGCTGCCGGCTCCGCTGCTGGGGGAAATTCCCTGGCTTGAGGATATCAGCGATCAAACTGAGCTTGGTCACTACCTCGATCTCTCCGTTATTACGATCTAAGCCGTAAGGCGACTGCAACAAAAGCCAGGCCCGCAGCGAAGCCTCGGGCTGGCTCCCACTTTAACATTTTCCCCACAGACAATGATTCTTTCCAGGCTGCAACGTCTATAGAGTATTTCATACTTTTAGTTGTCATGTGACAACCTTTATGAGATGCTTTTTTAGCCGGAGGAGATATGGCCAGAAAACGGCACCCGCAAAAAGAGATAGAGGCGGCACTAAGCTACGCAGAATGTCAGGGTTGGCGGGTTAAAGAGGGCGGTTCGCATTGCTGGGGAAAAATGTATTGCCCCTGGAACGATAAAACATGCCGGTGCGGCGAGTTTTGCATCAGCTGTGTATGGAGTACGCCTCGCAACACAGAGAATCATGCCAGACAAATTCGCAGGCTTGTGGATGGATGCGCCAATAGGGCATCACGCAGCGTCCTGCATTAACAAGGGGAAGTCATCATGGCGGAATACACGTTCACGCTTGTTTTTAGGCTACCTAAAGGGCAAAAAAATCCGGAGAAGTGGGTTGGTGCGCTGGGTGCGGGTGGATGTGATGACGCCCTTGTTGGCATCGGTGTGACGGGGCGTATTGCCCTGAATTTCATCCGCGAAGCCGACACTGCAGAAGAAGCCTTACTGAGCGCGCTAAAGGACGTTTCAGGCATTATTCCAGGTGCGTTATTGGTTGAAGCTGCCCCTGATTTAGTGGGGTTGAGCGACGTAGCGGAACTGCTGGGCGTGTCCCGGCAGTATATTCGCAAAGTTATGGTTTCCCGGGAGGCGTTTCCAGCGCCAGTACATGATGGGAAAACGGC
It includes:
- a CDS encoding helix-turn-helix transcriptional regulator, with translation MAEYTFTLVFRLPKGQKNPEKWVGALGAGGCDDALVGIGVTGRIALNFIREADTAEEALLSALKDVSGIIPGALLVEAAPDLVGLSDVAELLGVSRQYIRKVMVSREAFPAPVHDGKTALWNLDAVLRWMNSSGVRSIPSPLLDIAKVTRQCNLHRAMTDLNPVFQAKLNNL
- the bioD gene encoding dethiobiotin synthase, which encodes MIKKWFVTGTDTEVGKTVASCALLQAANTAGYRSVGYKPVASGSEMTSEGIRNSDALALQRNSSVKLPYEEINPLAFLEPTSPHIISAEEQRPITFAAMSEGLKNLTGKADWVQVEGAGGWFTPLSDTTTFAEWAISEQLPVILVVGVKLGCINHAILTAQAVQAAGLPLAGWVANGVQPAGKRHAEYLATLKQRLPAPLLGEIPWLEDISDQTELGHYLDLSVITI